The following coding sequences lie in one Sorghum bicolor cultivar BTx623 chromosome 6, Sorghum_bicolor_NCBIv3, whole genome shotgun sequence genomic window:
- the LOC8066009 gene encoding uncharacterized protein LOC8066009, producing the protein MRLRGRAIFPLVRTTTTTSAASSPPGVLSVGHALRERRRFTEDDVAAYAAVSGDRNPVHLDDAVARELGGFHRGRVVHGMLVASLFPSIIAASFPGAVYASQTLKFAAPVYVGYEVVAQVQALNIRTTGAANSGAASRYVVKFATKCFMDEEEGSVAIEGEAMAVLPTLELSSQSTSKQ; encoded by the exons ATGCGCCTCCGCGGCCGGGCAATCTTCCCCCTCGtccgcaccaccaccaccacgtcgGCCGCGTCTTCGCCGCCGGGGGTGCTGAGCGTCGGCCACGCGCTGCGCGAGCGCCGGCGCTTCACGGAGGACGACGTGGCGGCGTACGCGGCGGTCAGCGGCGACCGCAACCCGGTGCACCTCGACGACGCCGTCGCCCGGGAGCTGGGCGGGTTCCACCGAGGCCGCGTCGTGCACGGCATGCTCGTCGCGTCCCTCTTCCCTTCCATCATCGCCGCCAGCTTC CCTGGCGCGGTGTACGCCAGCCAGACGCTCAAGTTTGCGGCGCCGGTGTACGTCGGATATGAGGTGGTTGCTCAAGTCCAGGCACTCAACATCAGGACGACAGGGGCGGCGAACAGCGGCGCGGCAAGCCGATACGT TGTCAAGTTCGCAACCAAATGCTTCATGGACGAAGAGGAGGGCTCTGTTGCAATTGAAGGGGAAGCAATGGCTGTCCTGCCTACACTGGAGCTCAGCTCTCAGTCAACTAGCAAGCAGTAG
- the LOC8066010 gene encoding mitochondrial inner membrane protease subunit 2: protein MARALAAVWPLVKGCITGGVLGITVADWCASVVTMDGASMHPTFDPQQAERALVEKRCLYRYDFSRGDVVVIRSPRDHRQLIVKRLIALPGDWIQIPEMQEIRQIPQGHCWIEGDNAALSLDSRSYGPVPMGLLQGRVTHIIWPPQRIGRVDRKMPEGRIMPL, encoded by the exons ATGGCGAGAGCCTTGGCCGCCGTTTGGCCGCTCGTGAAGGGATGCATCACTGGCGGCGTGCTCGGCATCACCGTCGCCGACTGGTGCGCCTCCGTCGTCACCATGGACGGCGCCTCCATGCACCCCACCTTCGACCCGCAGCAGGCCGAGCGCGCTCTGGTGGAGAAGCGCTGCCTCTACCGCTACGACTTCTCCCGCGGCGACGTCGTCGTGATCAG GTCGCCGAGGGACCATCGTCAACTGATTGTGAAGAGGCTGATTGCGCTGCCTGGGGATTGGATCCAGATCCCGGAGATGCAGGAGATCCGGCAGATCCCGCAGGGCCACTGCTGGATTGAAGGGGACAATGCCGCCCTTAGCCTTGACTCGAGATCTTATGGCCCT GTTCCTATGGGTCTGTTGCAGGGCAGGGTCACACACATAATCTGGCCACCCCAAAGAATCGGCCGAGTTGACAGAAAAATGCCTGAAGGAaggattatgccactttga